Below is a window of Gossypium hirsutum isolate 1008001.06 chromosome A12, Gossypium_hirsutum_v2.1, whole genome shotgun sequence DNA.
ATATTGGTGAATATACTTGAGAGGTCCCTATATTATAGGAACTTGATCAATTTAGTCCATGCACTATTAAATGGATCAAAGTAGTCcttgtactattaaaaagaatcaaataaggctaaattgaaataaagttaacatttaccgtttaacaaagttaatatttttaaagtttttttggttttataaataaatgtttttatttgaaattgaacaacaactgaaaaaaaaatttaatttcaagatattttttatacaacaaatgttaactttattacaatttggacttatttgactctttttaataatataatgataaaatttgtttatttaataatagagggactaatttaattcaattcatacaATATGAGGACCTCCTAATACTTTAACCAATTTATATATATCTCAGTTTTTGGAGTTAAATATTTAGCTTATGGCGTCTAAAGGATTTACACTCAATAAAAGTTGAGACACTATCTTTGATTTTTGAccataatattataattaatatataaattaagggGTAACCAACTAAACAACGGAGGTATTAATATATACTTAGTAACAATTATTCAAAGTCTAAATCTCGACTtagatttaatatatttatttactttgtaaattattaactaataaaatttatgaatttcaagaaaaaaatgaatttgaagtGATATAGAGCGAATTAAGGGGTGTTTTCATCtctctaaaatggaaatttttttatataggctgtttaagatttttaaaattttgaattaataaaaataaatttgcacATTGGCttccctaaaaatgataaaaaaattgagttaatcttttaaaaattataaacatatagactattaaaattgtgaaattgtacttttactatcgtaaaaagttataatttaattttgacccctaaaatttttttccaatttcgCCCTGATATAcatgataataaatatatatattatttgaattgattttactttttcttatttgatgttagtttttatatattaaattttttcttaaagCATTGTGGATCGcttgatattttctttatttattaatatttaaaaaattgataaatttttgaaataatgaataatcctcctttatcattattattaattgataTCGAATATTCGAATTTACAAATTAAGATGTACTTTCAATATTTAATAAATCTATTACTTACAATTACATATAATCATTCCTTCATCAATAAGTCAACTATTTTGACCGAATCAAAGAGAGGGTTGGCCTAATTAAGGATTTACCCttgtttataatatataataatgtaAACTCAAtccaataataaattaaaatcaaagttaattaattgaaaaaaccaaccaaattaaaattGGTTTAGTTAATtgaaaaaatcgattgaattaaaaTTAGTTTGGTTTGGTTGATTTTCTTAACTAAAGTAGgttgaatttgttttttttttatgttaaagtCGATTACATCTGTTCTAAAAAAGACTTGATTAAATCGACCAATTAAACCAATTGCTCCTCTATGAAACCTATACCAAACTTTCAATAGATTTTAAAGTTACAATACCAACAACAATAGGAAATGTCATAATAAGAATCAACCACAAAGGGAGCATCATGGGGAATAGTCTTGAGTGGTGTGTTAATAAAGAGTCTCAATAAAGGAGGAAGTAAGGAGGAAAAGGTGGTGAATATGAGAAAGTCTATTCACCTGTGATAAGTGGAGAACTAGAGTAAAAGGTTGAGGAGGAAAAGAAGAGGAGGAAGGAAAAGGCTAAGGGGATACACTTGACTTTTCTTGAAGAAGAAGGAGGAGATCCTTCATTTCTCTTGCTTTGAGGTATATATAGGAGGGTGCCACTCGTTTGGTAGTGCCACGTAGTCAACAATATGGAAAGTAGGCCTATTTGTGTGGTCGGCCAGGTAACAGGGTCGTTACAGGTCAATTGTCGCTATATACGATTCTACTTTGATATTCTCCTTGTTGAGATTGTATGAAGTTGTTATACCTTAGTTGTCCATCAATGATTCCCACGGAGAGTTCATAACGAATGGCCTCTAGATGGTTCAAATAGGATTTGTGAAGGGTTGATCATGAATGGCTCTAAATGGGGACTTACCATAAAAGGCATTAAGCAGAATGTTGCTCGTGAGTTGCTTCCAACGGAAGGTCATTACCAAGCTGTCCCATGTTTTGTCACATGTCCTTGCCACAGTAGGGTATAACATGGTGCTTCTCTAATAACAAAATGCACCCTTAGAAGATCAGATGGAAGCTCTAAGGAAAGAGAAGGAATCTTTTCGTAGAACCAAGTCCAATAATGCTGAATAGACCTCATACTCCAACCATCCCTTGGCTTAAAAAATTGCTAGTGAGCAGATGCCTAATCTATGtcctatatatataatttgaccTAAACACACATGCTAGGGAAACacttgaaatttataaaaatattaaaaggatTAAACGGTGAACAATAATGCATCTTACATTCATTGAATTCATGATATTTTATTCCCATATTATATGCAATAGTAAGACCAAATTATCCATCAAGTAAATTTAACAGTTTGCTTCAAAGTTAAATTCCTCAATTTTCTAATAGACATTTCAACCTATAGTACAAGGACCATTTAGGTAATTTAACCATAAATTTATTATAAGATACAATGCTTATAAGATCAGATTTGCTAGCAgagaaaagaataagaaaatgaTCCTTATGGttaccaaaaaaagaaaatagttttATGAAGCGGAAGCACTCATGTGAAGTGCAACCAAAGAAGCATAAATACCATCTTTGATATTTATCAAGGTGTCATgttttcctttctctacaatgaCACCATTTTTAACCACTGCAATCACATCTGCATTTTTTATTGTCGACAGCCGATGAGCAACCACCACCGTTGTGCGGTTCACCATGACTCTATCTAATGCATCCTGAACCACCCTCTCTGATTCGGCATCCAACGCACTTGTTGCCTCGTCTAGGAGAAGTATCTTCGGACTTTTAACTATGGCTCGTGCAATGGCTACCCTTTGCTTTTGTCCTCCTGATAATTGAACACCTCGCTCTCCTACTACCGTATCGTAACCCTATATGATAATTGATTATAAAGTGATTGTATGAACGCACTGAGTTAAACCCGGATTTTGTTATCGAGTTCTAACCTGTTGTAATGAGCTTATGAACTTGAGAGCATTGGCCAACTCTGATGCAGCTAAGATTTCTGCCTCGGTTGCATTTCCTCCCTTTCCGTATGCAATGTTGGCACGGATTGTTTCGTTAAACAAAACAGGTTCTTGGCTAACAAGCCCGATTTGTTGCCTCAACCACTTTAATTGGAGGTTTTGGATTTCAACTCCATCAAGAGTGATATGTCCCGAATCAGGATCGTAAAATCTCTGCAATAATGAAATCACTGTGGATTTCCCACTCCCACTTTCTCCAACCAAAGCAACAGTCTGAAAAAAAGTTGACATTAACGTATGTATGATTTAGTCTCTATGAAATGGCAAATGGATTGTTTTACCTTGCCAGCATGGATAGACAAACTCAAGTCTCGGAAAATTTGAATGTCTGGCCTTAATGGATACTTGAAACTAACATGATGAAGCTCGATATCTCCCTTCACGTTTTCTAGTGTTGTCCCGGACTCATCGCTCGGGTCTATCTTAGACTCGCGGTCTATAATTGCAAATATGGAAGCAGCAGCCGACTTGGCTTTGCTGGAATCAGGAGCAAAGGAGCTTGATTGAGTAATTCCAATAGTCGCCATTGTCAAACCAAAGAAAACCTACAAAAATAGATATCAGTCTCATTCTCATAGTCATATACATAGTGAATAGGTCTCAAAATGGTTCCAACAGAACTGGATTTTAGACTCACTTGAAAAACATCTGAGAATGTTACGTGACCGTGCTTGACAAGCTGAGCTCCGGCATAGAAATTGGTAGCATAAACAGCAAACATAAAAAAGAATGACAGTCCAAATCCTGATCCACTAATCAACCCTTGCTTAATCCCTGTTTGCAATGGACCCTCGCATTTCTTGCTATAGAGTTGCATCATTTTTTCCTCTGCACAAAATGAAGCTACTGTTCTTATACTCCCGACAGCATCATTAGCAACTTGGCTTGCGTCTTCATACATCATCTGTAACCATTTATATTTACATCCAAATGAATTATATGCATATAACATATTGCATTAGATATCAAGGTCGACAGTTTTGAGCATACCTTTGCATCTGCACTAAATCCCTTCATGAAATTTGCTTGAAAATATCCAGTGAATCCTATCAAAGGGACTAGACCTAGCATTATAAGTGCCAATTGCCAACTTGCAACAAAAGCAATGACCAAACCAGCAATGGCCGATGCAAGGTTTGATACCATCTGAGCTAGTGCATCTCCAACTAGACCACGTATTGAGGCTGCATCAACCGAGAGCCTTGCACCGATTGAACCACTGGAATTATCTGGTTCATCAAACCAACCAACTTCCATGTGAACCACCTTCGAAAAACACATTAATCTTATTTTTTGGATTAGTTTACATCCAGCAATGGAGAAAAAGTATGTTCGTGCTGGAGATGCCAATAATGATGCCAGGCCAAGGGCCATAAATATCAGTGCCCAGAATCTCGTATCCTTTTTCAACTCATCAGGTGGTTTAAAGAATGTTTCGATTACATGGGAAAGCAGCAGACCATAAATTGGCAGTATGACACCATTGGCAACAGCGGCTATAGTTCCAAGTAGGAGAACAGGAATCTCTGGCTTGTTGAGGTAAGCTAGCCGACGGATAGGAACCTCTAGAGGCTGCTTTAATGGCTGTTTGGAAGGGTCTTCGGTATCTACTGTTGCAGAATCATTGACATTCATTCCAGTAGGCAAACCGAAGGATACAGAGAAAGAATGGCGGCTGCTATTTCCTATAGATGATCCCCTACTGATTGATCGCTTCATTGATCTTCTCAGGCTTGACTGTCTAAATGATTCTGGGGTAACTTCTGACAAATCTGCTACCTGTTCTGACTCTTTATTTACTTCTTGTAATCGAATAAGCTGAGAGTACGCTCCCTCGGGATCCCTGAGTAGTTCTGAATGTGACCCTGATCGATTTACAAAATGTTATTAACAATAGCGCTTAAGCAAATGCATCTCTCATTGAACCAACTCAATCAGTTAGTTCAGCTAGTGTTAGTTAATGTCTAGTCTGTTGAAATCAGTTAAGAGATTAGTTCTTCTGTTATGAAGTAGTTAGATTTTGCTGTATAAATAAGCATACTCATGTGCTTATGAATCAGGTTGATATAATCAATAATTCTCAGATTGCTTCTAAGTTCCTAGCTGTTCTATACAACATAGCTTCCTTTATGAACAAGTTAAAACAATTCAAGTAAGACATTCTTTTAACCTACCTTTTTCAACCATCTTTCCTCGATGAATTACGGCAATTGTATCTGCATTTCTCACGGTACTCAAACGATGAGCAACGATGACCGTAGTCCTATTGCCCATTATGCGGTCCAATGCCTCTTGTACCACTCTTTCAGATTCTGCATCTAATGCACTTGTAGCTTCGTCTAAAAGCAAAATCCGAGGGTCCTTTAGAATTGCTCTTGCTATTGCAACTCTCTGCTTCTGTCCACCAGAAAGCTGAGTCCCATGCTCTCCAACCATGGTATCTAGCCCCTACATATGAAGTTCAAAGTTGACATATCTTTTATAAAATGTATGATACGGACAAGAAATAATCATGTTCTTCAGACAAGGGATTAGAACCTGAGGTAGTTTATCGATGAACTTAGCAGCATTTGCAAGTTCAGCCGCGGCTTGTATCTCTTCTATGGTTGCATCTTCTTTTCCATATGCAATATTATCCTTAATGCTTGATGTAAACAACACAGGTTCTTGGCTAACAAGGCCAATCTTTCCCCTGATCCATCTAAGTTGGAAATCTTTGAGGTTAATGCCATCGATAAGCACTTCACCGGCTTGTGGATCATAAAACCTTTCTATAAGACTAATTACAGTTGATTTCCCACTTCCACTTTCTCCAACTAAAGCAGCTGTTGTACCACATGGAATAGAAAGAGAGAATCCACTGAAAATTTGCTCTTCTGGCCTGGCTGGATAACTGAAATAAACATCTCTCAATTCCACATCCCCGTGAATGTCCTCCAACACTTTCCCACTCATATCGTATGGGTCGATCTCAGGCTTCCTATTGATGGTCTTGAACATCTTAAATGCCGCAGCTTGACCAGCAGCAAATGCACTCATGCATGGTGATGCCTGCCCCAGGGACCTTAAACATCCATAACCATTAAGGGTTCAGCCTATGAACTATGAAGTATGCATCATAATTAAGTCGAAATTTAAACTTTTCACTTACATTGAACCGGTCAATACAGCGATAATCACATTAACTACTACACCACCAGTGTA
It encodes the following:
- the LOC107922823 gene encoding ABC transporter B family member 4 — protein: MATENGFNGDTNLHKASTSKSQETSKGDEKTNTVPFHKLFVFADSTDILLMIVGTVGAVGNGLCMPLMTILFGDLVNAFGQNQSNNQVVHVVSKVSLKFVYLAVGAGVAAFLQVSCWMVTGERQAARIRGLYLKTILRQDIAFFDVETNTGEVVGRMSGDTVLIQDAMGEKVGKVLQLLSTFFGGFTIAFVKGWLLTLVMLSSIPLLVLSGATMAVIISKMATRGQTAYAKAATVVEQTIGSIRTVASFTGEKQAISNYNKFLVTAYKSGVHEGTAAGLGLGVVLLIIFCSYSLAVWFGGKMILEKGYTGGVVVNVIIAVLTGSMSLGQASPCMSAFAAGQAAAFKMFKTINRKPEIDPYDMSGKVLEDIHGDVELRDVYFSYPARPEEQIFSGFSLSIPCGTTAALVGESGSGKSTVISLIERFYDPQAGEVLIDGINLKDFQLRWIRGKIGLVSQEPVLFTSSIKDNIAYGKEDATIEEIQAAAELANAAKFIDKLPQGLDTMVGEHGTQLSGGQKQRVAIARAILKDPRILLLDEATSALDAESERVVQEALDRIMGNRTTVIVAHRLSTVRNADTIAVIHRGKMVEKGSHSELLRDPEGAYSQLIRLQEVNKESEQVADLSEVTPESFRQSSLRRSMKRSISRGSSIGNSSRHSFSVSFGLPTGMNVNDSATVDTEDPSKQPLKQPLEVPIRRLAYLNKPEIPVLLLGTIAAVANGVILPIYGLLLSHVIETFFKPPDELKKDTRFWALIFMALGLASLLASPARTYFFSIAGCKLIQKIRLMCFSKVVHMEVGWFDEPDNSSGSIGARLSVDAASIRGLVGDALAQMVSNLASAIAGLVIAFVASWQLALIMLGLVPLIGFTGYFQANFMKGFSADAKMMYEDASQVANDAVGSIRTVASFCAEEKMMQLYSKKCEGPLQTGIKQGLISGSGFGLSFFFMFAVYATNFYAGAQLVKHGHVTFSDVFQVFFGLTMATIGITQSSSFAPDSSKAKSAAASIFAIIDRESKIDPSDESGTTLENVKGDIELHHVSFKYPLRPDIQIFRDLSLSIHAGKTVALVGESGSGKSTVISLLQRFYDPDSGHITLDGVEIQNLQLKWLRQQIGLVSQEPVLFNETIRANIAYGKGGNATEAEILAASELANALKFISSLQQGYDTVVGERGVQLSGGQKQRVAIARAIVKSPKILLLDEATSALDAESERVVQDALDRVMVNRTTVVVAHRLSTIKNADVIAVVKNGVIVEKGKHDTLINIKDGIYASLVALHMSASAS